The following are from one region of the Sphingomonas oryzagri genome:
- a CDS encoding M13 family metallopeptidase gives MRLTFVALLASTMLAGAAVAAQPDFATPVVSGGAPAVAGQPTYGTFGFDTAGMDKSVKPGDNFYDYASGTWQKTTEIPADRSSYGMFHKLQDLSLARTRGILEDAEKQPDSKIGMFYASFMDEAAADKKGATPIKPWLADIKAVKDKAALGTEMAKLSRLGVTTPFGTGVGQDDKAPDTYIAQFGQDGLGLPNRDYYLKDDAALVKNRAAYVAYVTKLLTLAGEPNAAARAQAIMAFETEIAKVHWAPEDTRDADKVYNKWARADFDAKAPGFPWATYMTGLGYDGQKDFLVAEPTAFTGEAKLFASTPLAVLKDYMIVRTLDDYARYLSKDFVDTQFAFHGTELSGTPQNQPRWKRGVSLVSGGMGEEIGKVYVAKYFPPEAKAAADALVHNIIAAMGARIKNLAWMAPETKQKALEKLAAFTPKIGYPDKWRDYSTLVIKPGDLVGNVARSNEFEYQRDLNKLGKPIDRGEWFMTPMTINAYANPVMNEIVFPAAILQPPFFDPKADPAVNYGGIGVVIGHEISHHFDDQGRKYDAHGMLTDWWTPQDVTRFTAMTDQLVKQYDAYEPLPGLHVNGKLTLGENMADLAGLAISHDAYELSLGGKPAPTIDGFTADQRFYLGYAQVWRTKYREPTLRRQVLTDPHSPGAQRTDEVRNKDLWYKAFDVKPGDKLYLAPDQRVNVW, from the coding sequence ATGCGCCTGACTTTCGTCGCCCTGTTGGCGTCCACCATGCTCGCCGGTGCTGCTGTCGCAGCGCAACCCGATTTCGCCACCCCGGTCGTCTCCGGTGGTGCGCCCGCCGTTGCGGGGCAGCCGACCTACGGCACCTTCGGGTTCGACACCGCCGGCATGGACAAGAGCGTGAAGCCGGGCGACAATTTCTACGATTATGCCAGCGGCACCTGGCAGAAGACCACCGAGATCCCCGCCGACCGTTCCAGCTACGGCATGTTCCACAAGCTGCAGGACCTGAGCCTCGCGCGCACGCGCGGCATCCTCGAGGATGCCGAGAAGCAGCCCGACAGCAAGATCGGCATGTTCTACGCGAGCTTCATGGACGAGGCCGCTGCCGACAAGAAGGGCGCGACGCCGATCAAGCCGTGGCTCGCCGACATCAAGGCGGTGAAGGACAAGGCCGCGCTCGGCACCGAGATGGCCAAGCTCAGCCGTCTGGGCGTCACCACGCCCTTCGGCACGGGCGTCGGCCAGGACGACAAGGCGCCCGACACCTACATCGCCCAGTTCGGGCAGGACGGCCTTGGCCTTCCGAACCGCGATTATTACCTGAAGGACGACGCCGCGCTGGTGAAGAACCGCGCCGCCTATGTTGCCTACGTCACCAAGCTGCTGACGCTGGCCGGCGAGCCGAACGCGGCGGCGCGCGCGCAGGCGATCATGGCGTTCGAGACCGAGATCGCCAAGGTCCACTGGGCGCCCGAGGACACCCGCGACGCCGACAAGGTCTACAACAAGTGGGCGCGCGCCGACTTCGACGCCAAGGCGCCGGGCTTCCCGTGGGCGACCTACATGACGGGCCTTGGCTATGACGGGCAGAAGGACTTCCTCGTCGCCGAGCCGACCGCCTTCACCGGCGAGGCAAAGCTGTTCGCGAGCACGCCGCTTGCGGTGCTCAAGGATTACATGATCGTCCGCACGCTGGATGATTATGCGCGCTATCTCTCCAAGGATTTCGTCGACACCCAGTTCGCCTTCCACGGCACCGAGCTTTCCGGCACGCCGCAGAACCAGCCGCGCTGGAAGCGGGGCGTGAGCCTCGTCTCGGGCGGCATGGGCGAGGAGATCGGCAAGGTCTACGTCGCCAAATATTTCCCGCCGGAGGCCAAGGCGGCGGCCGATGCGCTCGTCCACAATATCATCGCGGCGATGGGTGCGCGCATCAAGAATCTCGCCTGGATGGCGCCCGAGACCAAGCAGAAGGCGCTGGAGAAGCTGGCCGCCTTCACGCCGAAGATCGGCTATCCGGACAAGTGGCGCGATTATTCGACGCTGGTGATCAAGCCGGGCGACCTCGTCGGCAACGTCGCGCGGTCCAACGAGTTCGAATATCAGCGGGACCTAAACAAGCTCGGCAAGCCGATCGACCGCGGCGAGTGGTTCATGACGCCGATGACGATCAACGCCTATGCCAACCCGGTGATGAACGAGATCGTCTTCCCGGCCGCGATCCTGCAGCCGCCCTTCTTCGACCCGAAGGCGGACCCGGCGGTGAATTATGGCGGCATCGGCGTGGTGATCGGCCACGAGATCAGCCACCATTTCGACGACCAGGGCCGCAAGTACGATGCGCACGGCATGTTGACCGACTGGTGGACGCCGCAGGATGTGACCCGCTTCACCGCGATGACCGACCAGCTCGTCAAGCAGTATGACGCCTACGAGCCGCTGCCCGGCCTGCACGTCAATGGCAAGCTGACGCTGGGCGAGAATATGGCGGATCTCGCCGGCCTCGCGATCAGCCACGACGCCTATGAGCTGTCGCTGGGCGGCAAGCCGGCGCCGACGATCGACGGCTTCACCGCCGACCAGCGCTTCTACCTGGGTTATGCGCAGGTGTGGCGCACCAAGTATCGCGAGCCGACGCTGCGCCGCCAGGTGCTCACCGATCCGCACTCGCCGGGTGCGCAGCGCACCGATGAGGTCCGCAACAAGGATCTCTGGTACAAGGCTTTCGACGTGAAGCCGGGCGATAAGCTGTACCTCGCGCCCGACCAGCGCGTGAACGTGTGGTGA
- the dapA gene encoding 4-hydroxy-tetrahydrodipicolinate synthase — protein sequence MFSGSIPALVTPFRDGRFDEAAFRSFVDWQIAEGSSALVPCGTTGESATMSIAEHDKVVAVCIEQAAGRVPVIAGCGSNDTLVALDHMRSAQAAGAAAALVVLPYYNRPNQEGIYAHFAYLADHCDLPIVVYNVPGRTVTDIQPETLGRLAKIQTIVGIKDASGKAERVTAQRLACGEDFCQLSGNDDMALGFMAMGGRGCISVTANVAPRLCAEFQNACLHGDWRQALALQDKLFPLHTALFTDASPGPVKYALNALRPSFPDEIRLPMTPAGEASRKAVDAALKVAGLI from the coding sequence ATGTTTTCGGGCTCGATTCCCGCCTTAGTGACGCCTTTTCGCGACGGTCGCTTCGACGAGGCCGCGTTCCGCTCGTTCGTGGACTGGCAGATCGCCGAAGGATCGAGTGCGCTGGTGCCGTGCGGCACGACCGGCGAATCGGCGACCATGTCGATCGCCGAGCACGACAAGGTGGTCGCGGTCTGCATCGAGCAGGCGGCGGGCCGCGTGCCGGTGATCGCGGGCTGCGGTTCCAACGATACGCTGGTGGCGCTCGACCATATGCGATCGGCCCAGGCGGCCGGCGCGGCTGCGGCGCTGGTCGTGCTGCCTTACTACAACCGGCCGAATCAGGAAGGCATCTACGCCCACTTCGCCTATCTGGCCGATCACTGCGACCTACCGATCGTCGTCTACAACGTGCCCGGACGGACGGTGACGGATATCCAGCCCGAGACGCTCGGCCGGCTAGCGAAGATCCAGACCATCGTCGGTATCAAGGATGCATCGGGCAAGGCCGAGCGCGTCACCGCGCAGCGCCTCGCCTGCGGTGAGGATTTCTGCCAGCTGTCGGGCAATGACGACATGGCGCTCGGCTTCATGGCGATGGGCGGGCGCGGCTGCATCTCGGTGACCGCCAACGTCGCGCCGCGCCTGTGCGCCGAATTCCAGAACGCCTGCCTGCACGGTGATTGGAGGCAGGCGCTGGCGTTGCAGGACAAGCTCTTCCCGCTCCACACCGCGCTGTTTACCGATGCATCGCCAGGCCCGGTGAAGTATGCGCTGAACGCGCTTCGCCCGTCATTCCCCGACGAAATCCGTCTGCCCATGACCCCGGCCGGCGAAGCGAGCCGCAAGGCGGTGGACGCTGCGCTGAAGGTCGCCGGGCTGATCTGA
- the smpB gene encoding SsrA-binding protein SmpB yields MSRPKPIEFEKTKIVAENRRAWHEYFLEQFFEAGIALTGTEVKSLRFGEGTIAESYAEIRDGQVNLINANIPEFSHGNRFNHEPRRPRKLLLHEREINKMAQGVNREGMTLIPLAIYFNKRGRAKVELALAKGKKLHDKRETAKERDWKRDQARIMRERG; encoded by the coding sequence ATGTCCCGTCCCAAGCCCATCGAATTCGAGAAGACCAAGATCGTCGCCGAGAACCGGCGCGCGTGGCACGAATATTTCCTCGAACAGTTTTTCGAGGCCGGCATCGCGCTGACCGGCACCGAGGTGAAGTCGCTGCGTTTCGGCGAAGGGACGATCGCGGAGAGCTATGCCGAAATCAGGGACGGCCAGGTCAACCTAATCAATGCCAACATTCCGGAATTCAGCCACGGCAACCGCTTCAATCACGAACCGCGCCGGCCGCGGAAGCTGCTGCTCCACGAGCGCGAGATCAACAAGATGGCGCAGGGCGTCAACCGCGAGGGGATGACGCTGATCCCGCTCGCCATCTACTTCAACAAGCGCGGCCGCGCGAAGGTCGAGCTGGCGCTGGCGAAGGGCAAGAAGCTCCACGACAAGCGCGAAACAGCCAAGGAACGCGACTGGAAGCGGGATCAGGCGCGGATCATGCGCGAGCGGGGCTAA